One window of Brevibacterium pigmentatum genomic DNA carries:
- the lepB gene encoding signal peptidase I — MTSESEASPPSTSKRFARGLLETLAIIVVALLISTALKTWVVRAFYIPSESMMTTLQVDDRVLVNQMAHRFGPADRGDIIVFDDPDHWLSAAETAEYTPNPILEFIGLAPSDSGNQLIKRVIGVGGDTIKCCDAEGRLMVNGEPIDETYLDEGTAPSDVEFEVTVPEGHYWVMGDNRSNSADSRYHTDTDPYVSEDDVVGTVFLINWPFKHFSWVSTPDEVFADVPDTPAGVTGN; from the coding sequence ATGACAAGCGAATCCGAAGCTTCCCCGCCATCCACCTCGAAACGGTTTGCGCGCGGGCTGCTGGAGACCCTGGCGATCATCGTCGTCGCCCTGCTCATCTCGACGGCGCTGAAGACGTGGGTCGTCCGCGCTTTCTACATTCCGTCCGAGTCCATGATGACCACCCTCCAGGTCGATGACCGGGTGCTCGTCAACCAGATGGCGCACCGCTTCGGACCCGCTGATCGCGGCGACATCATCGTCTTCGACGACCCGGATCATTGGCTCTCGGCCGCCGAGACCGCCGAGTACACACCGAACCCGATCCTCGAATTCATCGGCCTGGCGCCCTCGGATTCGGGAAATCAGCTGATCAAACGCGTCATCGGCGTCGGCGGTGACACGATCAAGTGCTGCGACGCCGAAGGCCGCCTGATGGTCAACGGCGAACCGATCGACGAGACCTACCTCGATGAGGGCACCGCACCCTCGGACGTCGAATTCGAAGTCACCGTGCCCGAAGGCCACTACTGGGTGATGGGCGACAACCGCAGCAACTCGGCCGACTCGCGGTATCACACGGACACGGACCCCTACGTTTCCGAAGATGACGTGGTCGGCACCGTGTTCCTCATCAACTGGCCGTTCAAGCACTTCAGCTGGGTCTCGACCCCCGATGAGGTCTTCGCGGACGTTCCGGACACC
- the rplS gene encoding 50S ribosomal protein L19, which translates to MQKLDVVDAASLKSDVPEFRPGDTLNVHVKVIEGSRSRIQVFKGIVIRRQGDGVRETFTVRKISFGVGVERTFPVHSPNVDKIEVLTRGAVRRAKLYYLRELRGKAARIREKA; encoded by the coding sequence ATGCAGAAGCTCGATGTTGTAGATGCAGCCTCGCTGAAGTCTGACGTTCCCGAATTCCGTCCGGGCGACACCCTCAACGTTCACGTCAAGGTGATCGAAGGTTCGCGCTCGCGTATCCAGGTCTTCAAGGGAATCGTCATCCGTCGCCAGGGCGACGGCGTCCGCGAGACCTTCACCGTTCGTAAGATCAGCTTCGGCGTCGGTGTGGAGCGTACCTTCCCGGTGCACTCGCCCAACGTCGACAAGATCGAGGTCCTCACCCGCGGTGCCGTGCGCCGTGCGAAGCTGTACTACCTGCGCGAACTGCGCGGCAAGGCTGCTCGCATCCGCGAAAAGGCCTGA
- the lepB gene encoding signal peptidase I, with translation MPNRHEDATFGSRLLSSARFWKTIAAIVVIIVVLGGSIRGFVIQRFTIPSASMEPTLKVDDSITVWRPDALRGELQRGDIVVFDGRGSFVDDALPTPLQKIGSWVGLGPRDVYYVKRVIAVGGDTLECCDAKGRLLLNGKPLNEDYAPTPASAVEFSIEVPEGTMWVMGDNRNDSADSRSLLGRPGGGYIPTDRVIGPVIRHGSSID, from the coding sequence GTGCCGAACAGACATGAAGACGCGACCTTCGGGTCGCGTCTTCTGTCTTCGGCACGGTTCTGGAAGACGATCGCGGCGATCGTCGTCATCATCGTCGTCCTCGGCGGATCGATCCGCGGATTCGTCATCCAGCGCTTCACCATTCCGAGCGCCTCGATGGAGCCGACCCTGAAAGTCGACGACTCGATCACAGTGTGGCGACCGGACGCCCTGCGCGGAGAACTCCAACGCGGAGACATCGTCGTCTTCGACGGCCGCGGATCGTTCGTCGACGATGCGCTGCCCACTCCGCTGCAGAAGATCGGATCCTGGGTCGGACTCGGCCCCCGTGACGTCTACTACGTCAAACGCGTCATCGCCGTCGGCGGTGACACCTTGGAGTGCTGCGACGCGAAGGGGCGTCTGCTCCTCAACGGCAAACCTTTGAACGAAGACTATGCCCCCACCCCCGCCTCGGCAGTGGAGTTCTCCATCGAAGTCCCCGAGGGCACGATGTGGGTGATGGGCGACAACCGCAATGACTCCGCCGATTCGCGGTCGCTGTTGGGACGGCCCGGTGGGGGATACATCCCCACCGACCGGGTCATCGGCCCGGTCATCAGGCACGGTTCCTCGATCGACTGA